TCGCGCACGGTGACGGTGGGGCCGAAGTTGGTGCCGTTCAGGCCGAGCCTGGCGAGGACGGGCAGGATGTGGGCCATGGCCGAGTCGGAGTGCTGGTAGCGGCTGTCGGCGGGGTTCGGGCTGTAGCGGTCGAAGACGCCTTTGAGGACGGGATAGGCGAAGAGCTCGTACATCTCGGGGGTGAGCATGCAGCAGTTGTCGTCGGCGAAGCTGAAGCCGTGGGGCGCGGTGTCGGGGGTGTAGCCGGCCTCCTCGTCGGTGAGGCGGGCGATGTCGAGCATGGCGCGCAGGATCAGGCGGCTCCAGCGCGTGGCGAGGTCGGGCCGGTCGGCGATGAGGAAGATGACGCCCTCGACGCTGTAGAGCGACATGGCGAAGGTGACCGGCCCGCGCTGGTGGCGGTAGAGGGGCGGCTTGACGCCGAGGGCCATGAGCCGCGCGCGCTCCTCGTGCCAGTTCGGGGGCAGGAGGAAGCGGCGGAGGCCGTCGTCGAGGCGGCGTTCGACGCGGTCGAGGAGGGCCTTCAGCTCGTCGTCGTTGCGCACGCAGGGCTGGAGCCACCAGGAGCCCGAGTGCCACTCGTGGTGGGCCTCGAAGACGTCGTGGAGGCCCTTGATGGCAGGGTAGCGGCGGGTGGGGTCGCTGGGCTTTTCGCTGAGGAGGCGGCGGCCGACGATCCTCTCGGCCTTGTCGTTGTAGGCGCGGTGGAGGCCGAGGCGCCAGGGTTCGTCGTGGTCGTAGCGCCAGTAGTCCTCCTCGAGGCCGAGCTCGGCGTAGACGCACTCGCCGCTCATCAGCACGCCGAGCGGACACTGGGGGATATGGGCGCCGAACGGGTCCTGGATCGCGGCCTCCTGGTCGGCCCAGAAGCGGTCGAGGTCCACGGGGGCCAGGCCGTCGCGCCTCTTCATCTCGCGCGCGAGGCGGGCGGGGATGTCGTTGCGGGGCCACGAGGCGAACTTGCGCATCGGGTCTGTCGCTCCTGACGCTGGAGGTCCGGCCGACCTCCCGCAGGTTTCGAACCTGCGGGAGGTTCACAGCTCCTGGCGCTTGAGGTTCAGCCACTGCATCTCGGCCTCGGTGAGGGCCAGCCGGGCCGCGGCGACACAGGAGTCCACCTCGGCGGTCGTTGCCGGGCCGACGAGGGCGATCATGGGCGCGGGCAGGTTGAGGACGTAGGCGAGGGCGATCTGAATGGCCGTCACGCCCTTGGCCTTCGCCAGCCGCCGCGCGCGGGCGAGCTTCTCGAAGTTCTCCTTGATCGGATGGTAGACCCGCCGCAGGTCGGGGTTGGGATCGTTGGGGCCGCTGGAGTCGAGGAAGAAGCCGCGGGCCTGGCTCGACCAGGCAACGAGGGGGATGCCGCTCTGGGCGTGCCAGGCGATGTCGGCCTCGCTCGCCTGCGTGCAGTCGGCCCAGAACGGCTCGGCGGCTGTGGCGAGGCAGACGTGGGGGCTGGAGACGGCCATGCCCATCAGCCCCTTCTTCGCGGCGTACTCGTTGGCCTCGCGGATGCGGGAGGCCGTCCAGTTCGACCCGCCGAAGGCGCGGATGCGGCCTCTGGCGCGCTCGTCGTTGAGGGTCTCGACGATGTCGCCGACGGGCACGGCGGGGTTGTCGCGGTGGGCGACCCAGAGGTCAACGTAGTCGGTGCCCAGGCGCTGGAGGTTGCCGGCGATGGCCTTGCGGATGTTCTCGGGCGTCACCAGCTTCACGTCGGCGCAGCCCTTGTCGAGGATCACCCAGTCGGCCCGGCAGTTGCGTTCGGCCAGGTACTGGCCGATGGCGAGCTCGGACTTTCCGCCGCCGTAGACCTCGGCCGAGTCGATCAGGTTGCCGCCGTGGGCGCGGAAGCGGTCGAGCAGTTCGAACACCAGCTCCTTGCGTTCGGGCGCGAAGATCATCGAGCCCATGCCGAGGCACGAGACCTGGCGGCCCAGCTCGCGAATGTGCACGGTCTTCATCCCGCGTCGTCCTTGCCAGGGGGTTGGTGCGGTGGCCCGGCGGCCTCTGCCCCGGGCGCGCGTGCGCAGTAGATTACCGCAACGCCGCGTGGGCCGCAAGCCGCGATGCCCGGCGGGCCCCTATTGGCCGGCAGTCGGCGGAATGGCGAGGATGAGGGGATGGTTGCTCAGCGTGAGCGCGAGGGAGGCGACCCCGCGGTGGGTCTGGACGGGCTCGGTGCCGACGGTCGGGTTGTAGACCCTCACGGTGGCCTGCGGGGCGCCGAACTGCACGGTGATGCGGTCCTCGCCCTTCAGCCGCTCGCCCCACACGACCAGTTGGAACGTGCCATCGCTGTGCTGGAGGAGCAGGTCGTGCACGGTGGGCGGCGGGTCGGGGATGGCGTAGTCGAGGCGGCCCGGCTCGCGCGGCGCTCCCTTGTCGGCCAGGATCGTGGTGAGGTTGTGCAGGTAGTGGGCGGCCTTGCGCGGCGTGTAGTCGGGGCGATAGAAGCCGAACTTCTGGTTGCCGCCCTCGTCGGTGCGGTCGCGCAGGAGGTAGACGGCGGTGTAGCTCCAGCCGCGCTTGAACTGGGCGAGGTAGAGCGTCAGCAGGTTCAGGGCGTGGATCTCCTCGGTGACGGCGCCGCCGATGGTGGTGCCCGTCTCGGTGGTCACGCGGGGCAGGGTTTGCAGCTCGGCCTCGGAGTAGCCGCGGAAGCGCTTGGCCCACGTGACCCCGTAGTTGCCGTACAGGCCGTCCACCTTGCAGGCGGGGCCGGGGTCGGCGGCGTTCCACGTCGTGTTGTCGCCTGGGTGGGGCGAGTTGGGATGGTAGAAGTAGTTGTGGCAGTTCGCGTAGTCGGCGTACTTCGTGCCGTCGGGCATCAGGGTGCCGGCGCCGGGCGGGATGGTGAGGAACTGGAGGCCGCAGTTGTCGCGCTGGGCGCCGTTCTCGCTGAGCGACCAGACGGGGTATTTCCTCAGCAGCGGGTCGCTCTTGACGGCGGCGTAGAGGTCGCGCTGGAGCTTGGCGACGGCGAGCCACGAGGGCGCGTTGCCGCCGCCCTTTTCGCCTTGGTAGGTGACGCCCCAGTTGTTGGGCTCGTTGTTGCCCTCGAAGGCCAGGAGGGCGCCGGCCTCGGCCAGGGGCCGGGCGGTCTCGAGGAGCTTCTGGAGGTCGCTGCCGCCGCTGACGAGGCCCCAACTGAAGCGCACGCCGGTGGCCTTGTGGAGGTCGAGATAGGTTTGCACCGTGGTGGGGCCTTGGGCGGTGAGGCCCTCGATGCCGCCGCGCACCCAGCGGAAGCCCACGTAGTTGACCATCTCGATGGTCTTCTCGATGGGCTGGCCGCGGTCGGGGAAGGTGGTCACAATGCCGATGCTGTTGAGGAAGTCCGCCGTCCGCACCGCGGCCGTGCCGCCGCGCGAGGGGCCTTCGGCTGCCGCCAACACGGTGAACGCCAGGATCATTGCCATCTGCGCGCTCCTTGAGTGACGCGGTCAGTTCCCCGCCGCCTTGTAGGTGATCACCACGACGCCCGGCTT
The sequence above is drawn from the Planctomycetota bacterium genome and encodes:
- a CDS encoding uroporphyrinogen decarboxylase family protein — protein: MRKFASWPRNDIPARLAREMKRRDGLAPVDLDRFWADQEAAIQDPFGAHIPQCPLGVLMSGECVYAELGLEEDYWRYDHDEPWRLGLHRAYNDKAERIVGRRLLSEKPSDPTRRYPAIKGLHDVFEAHHEWHSGSWWLQPCVRNDDELKALLDRVERRLDDGLRRFLLPPNWHEERARLMALGVKPPLYRHQRGPVTFAMSLYSVEGVIFLIADRPDLATRWSRLILRAMLDIARLTDEEAGYTPDTAPHGFSFADDNCCMLTPEMYELFAYPVLKGVFDRYSPNPADSRYQHSDSAMAHILPVLARLGLNGTNFGPTVTVREIRQHLPNAVIHGQLAPYTLMRNESEKIVAEFLRDFEQARATRGLVFATAGSINNGSLLVSMRLIMSAIQHFGRYS
- a CDS encoding aldo/keto reductase, encoding MKTVHIRELGRQVSCLGMGSMIFAPERKELVFELLDRFRAHGGNLIDSAEVYGGGKSELAIGQYLAERNCRADWVILDKGCADVKLVTPENIRKAIAGNLQRLGTDYVDLWVAHRDNPAVPVGDIVETLNDERARGRIRAFGGSNWTASRIREANEYAAKKGLMGMAVSSPHVCLATAAEPFWADCTQASEADIAWHAQSGIPLVAWSSQARGFFLDSSGPNDPNPDLRRVYHPIKENFEKLARARRLAKAKGVTAIQIALAYVLNLPAPMIALVGPATTAEVDSCVAAARLALTEAEMQWLNLKRQEL
- a CDS encoding glycosyl hydrolase, whose protein sequence is MAMILAFTVLAAAEGPSRGGTAAVRTADFLNSIGIVTTFPDRGQPIEKTIEMVNYVGFRWVRGGIEGLTAQGPTTVQTYLDLHKATGVRFSWGLVSGGSDLQKLLETARPLAEAGALLAFEGNNEPNNWGVTYQGEKGGGNAPSWLAVAKLQRDLYAAVKSDPLLRKYPVWSLSENGAQRDNCGLQFLTIPPGAGTLMPDGTKYADYANCHNYFYHPNSPHPGDNTTWNAADPGPACKVDGLYGNYGVTWAKRFRGYSEAELQTLPRVTTETGTTIGGAVTEEIHALNLLTLYLAQFKRGWSYTAVYLLRDRTDEGGNQKFGFYRPDYTPRKAAHYLHNLTTILADKGAPREPGRLDYAIPDPPPTVHDLLLQHSDGTFQLVVWGERLKGEDRITVQFGAPQATVRVYNPTVGTEPVQTHRGVASLALTLSNHPLILAIPPTAGQ